ACATCCTCGGCGGCTACACCGGGTATGTGAACTTCGGCACGCCCGCCTTCTTCGCGCTCGGCGCCTACACGTCCGTCGCCCTCATCAAGGGCTTCGCGGCGCCCCTCCCCGTCCTGCTGGCGGCCGGCGCGGCCGTCGCCGGGCTGCTGGGCCTCGGGATCGGCTACCTCACGCTCCGGCTGCGCGGCGTCTTCTTCTCCATCGCGACGCTCGCGCTGGCGGTCGTGCTCCAGACCATGGCCGTCAACTGGGACTACGTCGGCGGCGCGCGGGGGATCTCCGTCGCGCGCCCGGCCCGCGTCCCGTTCTTCGGGAGCTACGTCGAGTTCCTCTTCGCGGTGATGCTGCTCCTCGCCGTCCTCGCGATCGCGGTCGCCTGGTGGATCGAGACGTCCCGGATCGGCCGCGGGCTCGCCGCCATCCGCGACAACGAGGAGGCGGCCGAGTGCATGGGCGTGCCGACGCTCCGGCTGAAGCTCATCGCCACGACGGTGAGCGGCAGCCTGATGGGCATCGCGGGCGCGCCGTTCCCCTACTACGTCACGTTCGTGGAGCCGGGCTCGGCCTTCAACCTCGACTACGCCGTCAACAGCCTCGCGATGCCGATGATCGGCGGCACGACGACGTGGGTCGGGCCCGTCATCGGGGCGATCCTGCTCGGGACCGCGCAGCAGGTGGCAACGGTGACGATCTCCTCCGCACTCAATCTGCTGATCGTCGGGATCATCCTCGTCGCGTTCGTGATCCTCGCCCCGGAGGGGATCCTCGGTCTCGTCCAGCGGCTCAAGGGCGGCGCGCGCGCGTGACGGCCGACGGCTTCCTCGAGGTCGAGAACGTCACGAAGCGCTTCGGCGGCTTCCAGGCGCTCTCCTCCGTCAGCCTGCGCGTGCGGAAGGGCGAGCGCTTCGGGCTCATCGGCCCGAACGGGTCGGGGAAGACGACGCTCATCAACTGCATCTCGGGAACGCTCAGGAACGACGAGGGGACGATCGTCTTCCAGGGACACGACATCACCGCCGTCCCCGCCCATCGGCGGACGCGCCTCGGCATCGCCCGGAGCTTTCAGATCCCGAAGCCGTTCGCGAGCATGTCGGTCCTCGACAACCTGACCATTCCCCTCGAGTACGCCGCGCGCGCGCGCGGCGCGGACGCGGTGGAGCAGGCGCAGGAGATCCTCCGCATGA
This DNA window, taken from Candidatus Methylomirabilota bacterium, encodes the following:
- a CDS encoding ABC transporter ATP-binding protein; the protein is MTADGFLEVENVTKRFGGFQALSSVSLRVRKGERFGLIGPNGSGKTTLINCISGTLRNDEGTIVFQGHDITAVPAHRRTRLGIARSFQIPKPFASMSVLDNLTIPLEYAARARGADAVEQAQEILRMMGLEAKAHAAAATLTQIEMRKLELGRAMAAKPKLLVADEAMAGLSSAEVDDILDILFRLNARGITIIMIEHIMRAVMRFSERIAVLDAGEKIAEGGPEAILANEAVERAYLGQ
- a CDS encoding branched-chain amino acid ABC transporter permease, with amino-acid sequence MRGRTFGLVVTGIVVAGVSFMRLGANQYYYFAAYVILQYVVLATAWNILGGYTGYVNFGTPAFFALGAYTSVALIKGFAAPLPVLLAAGAAVAGLLGLGIGYLTLRLRGVFFSIATLALAVVLQTMAVNWDYVGGARGISVARPARVPFFGSYVEFLFAVMLLLAVLAIAVAWWIETSRIGRGLAAIRDNEEAAECMGVPTLRLKLIATTVSGSLMGIAGAPFPYYVTFVEPGSAFNLDYAVNSLAMPMIGGTTTWVGPVIGAILLGTAQQVATVTISSALNLLIVGIILVAFVILAPEGILGLVQRLKGGARA